One genomic window of Streptomyces sp. NBC_01498 includes the following:
- a CDS encoding alpha/beta hydrolase, producing the protein MRGSGGGLGGLTWTQLRDVGCAGLEDAADGWGRASNRADAARDRIDKQLLAGLTATQEGEAARAAVGRLRALSRNFQYIYTECGLVRTTLNSLAQDLRGSQRRLRDALDDAAALRFTVGPDGSVSYPEAGEDPLTKQKLRGGTASGQAYPVSAPPPGLTGPNPLAAKAQAVADRIARAVSEAAETDTRYARTLRNLTARDGLTVTGAMWADTSADATAVRALTADYLRDAIPRDGTAAERLAWWRGLTAEQREEYLAVHPDLIGNLDGIPATVRDAANRDNLALLMGRLEGLDDDRSRTMLAGLRSIDEQLRAGGHPPMFLLGIGDEGNGRAIVSYGNPDTARNVSAYVPGLGTGLDAGFAEDDLRRARDTMVGALEYDTSTASIVWLGYDAPQLSVDDITGNTDVMFTGHAEAGASAYREFMAGIEATNEHENPHLTAVGHSYGSLTVGQAAQHDGGIPGVDDIVLVGSPGTGANSAEELGVGRGHVYVGAAENDPVTRMPAKAEAQGLGMGALSGASVGAALGGPVGAAAGAAGGAVMAFVAQDAQTAKSEIWFGTDPAHEDFGARRFRVDDGPHPVLEMGGVRAHSNYFDPGKDEESADNIALIIAGQGRLVTGQERR; encoded by the coding sequence GTGAGGGGCAGTGGTGGTGGGCTCGGAGGGCTCACCTGGACGCAGTTACGGGACGTCGGCTGCGCCGGGCTGGAGGACGCGGCGGACGGCTGGGGCAGGGCCAGCAACCGCGCGGACGCCGCCCGGGACCGGATCGACAAGCAACTCCTCGCCGGGCTGACCGCGACTCAGGAGGGCGAGGCGGCGCGGGCGGCGGTGGGACGCCTGCGGGCGCTGTCGCGGAACTTCCAGTACATCTACACGGAGTGCGGGCTGGTCCGCACGACGCTCAACAGCCTCGCCCAGGACCTGCGGGGCTCGCAGCGGCGGTTGCGGGACGCGCTGGACGACGCCGCCGCGCTGCGGTTCACGGTGGGGCCGGACGGGTCCGTGAGCTACCCCGAGGCCGGCGAGGACCCGCTCACGAAGCAGAAGCTGAGGGGCGGTACGGCGTCGGGCCAGGCGTATCCGGTCTCCGCCCCGCCACCGGGGCTCACCGGTCCGAACCCGCTCGCGGCGAAGGCACAGGCCGTCGCGGACCGGATCGCCCGGGCGGTGAGCGAGGCGGCGGAGACCGACACGCGGTACGCGCGCACGCTGCGGAACCTGACCGCGCGGGACGGGCTGACCGTCACCGGCGCCATGTGGGCGGACACGAGCGCCGACGCCACGGCCGTGCGCGCGCTGACGGCGGACTACCTGCGGGACGCGATCCCGCGCGACGGGACGGCGGCCGAACGCCTGGCGTGGTGGCGGGGCCTGACGGCGGAGCAGCGGGAGGAGTACCTGGCGGTCCACCCGGACCTCATCGGCAACCTCGACGGCATCCCGGCGACGGTCCGCGACGCGGCGAACCGCGACAACCTCGCACTGCTCATGGGCAGGCTGGAGGGACTGGACGACGACAGATCGCGGACGATGCTGGCGGGGCTGCGATCGATCGACGAGCAACTACGGGCCGGCGGGCATCCGCCCATGTTTCTGCTGGGCATCGGGGACGAGGGAAACGGCCGGGCGATCGTGTCGTACGGGAATCCGGACACGGCGCGGAACGTGTCGGCCTATGTGCCGGGGCTGGGAACGGGACTCGACGCCGGATTCGCGGAGGACGATCTGAGGCGGGCGAGGGACACGATGGTGGGCGCACTGGAGTACGACACGTCCACGGCGTCGATCGTGTGGCTCGGCTATGACGCGCCGCAGCTGTCCGTGGACGACATCACGGGAAACACGGACGTGATGTTCACCGGTCACGCGGAGGCGGGGGCGTCGGCGTACCGCGAATTCATGGCGGGAATCGAGGCGACGAACGAGCACGAGAATCCGCATCTGACAGCGGTGGGCCATTCGTACGGTTCTCTGACCGTGGGCCAGGCGGCGCAGCACGACGGGGGTATTCCGGGTGTCGACGACATTGTTCTGGTGGGCAGCCCGGGAACGGGCGCGAATTCCGCGGAGGAGCTGGGTGTGGGCAGGGGACACGTCTATGTCGGCGCGGCGGAGAACGACCCGGTGACCCGCATGCCGGCGAAGGCCGAGGCCCAGGGCCTGGGAATGGGCGCCCTGAGCGGGGCGTCGGTGGGCGCGGCCCTGGGCGGACCGGTGGGCGCGGCGGCCGGGGCGGCGGGTGGCGCGGTGATGGCGTTCGTCGCACAGGACGCGCAGACGGCGAAGAGCGAGATCTGGTTCGGCACGGACCCGGCGCACGAGGACTTCGGAGCGAGGAGATTCAGGGTGGATGACGGGCCGCATCCGGTTCTGGAGATGGGCGGGGTGCGGGCGCACTCCAACTATTTCGATCCGGGGAAGGACGAGGAATCAGCGGACAATATCGCCCTGATCATTGCGGGTCAGGGCCGCCTGGTCACGGGTCAGGAGCGTCGATGA
- a CDS encoding C40 family peptidase has protein sequence MRRFWVAGVVGLGLSLCFVALLVVGTYSAAAGLVGGGGGAVALAKGAVPAKYQRLVQQWGNLCPAINPALLAAQLYQESGWDPDVVSPAKAQGIAQFIPGTWAAHGVDGDKDGDRDVWDPNDAIPSAASYDCKLAGYVDDVPGDQTKNMLAAYNAGAYAVIKYGGVPPYRETQNYVKVITTLQQSFARPVGRVEPSRQAAAAIYFAQQKLGTKYLWGGNGTPEQQGRFDCSGLTQAAYRTVGIELPRVANDQYNAGKHPSRDELMPGDLVFFSDDLTNSRAIRHVGLYVGGGYMINAPYTGAVIRFDKIDTPDYFGATRVTEDGAKSLPTDLPAGRRSGA, from the coding sequence GTGCGTAGATTCTGGGTGGCGGGTGTGGTCGGGCTGGGGCTGAGTCTCTGCTTCGTCGCGCTGCTCGTCGTCGGTACGTACTCCGCCGCCGCCGGGCTCGTCGGTGGTGGAGGCGGCGCGGTGGCGCTGGCCAAGGGGGCCGTGCCGGCCAAGTACCAGCGTCTGGTGCAGCAGTGGGGCAATCTCTGCCCGGCGATCAACCCGGCGCTGCTCGCCGCTCAGCTGTACCAGGAGAGCGGCTGGGACCCGGATGTCGTGAGTCCGGCCAAGGCGCAGGGCATCGCGCAGTTCATCCCGGGCACCTGGGCGGCGCACGGCGTCGACGGGGACAAGGACGGCGACCGGGATGTGTGGGACCCGAACGACGCGATCCCGTCGGCCGCCTCGTACGACTGCAAACTCGCCGGGTATGTCGACGATGTGCCGGGCGATCAGACGAAGAACATGCTCGCGGCGTACAACGCGGGCGCGTACGCGGTGATCAAGTACGGCGGTGTCCCGCCGTACCGCGAGACCCAGAACTACGTGAAGGTCATCACCACCCTCCAGCAGAGCTTCGCCCGCCCCGTCGGCCGCGTCGAGCCCTCGCGGCAGGCTGCCGCCGCCATCTACTTCGCGCAGCAGAAGCTCGGCACGAAGTATCTGTGGGGCGGCAACGGGACGCCCGAGCAGCAGGGGCGGTTCGACTGTTCGGGGCTGACGCAGGCCGCCTACCGGACCGTGGGGATCGAGCTGCCGCGGGTGGCCAACGATCAGTACAACGCGGGCAAGCACCCGTCGCGCGACGAGCTGATGCCCGGGGACCTGGTGTTCTTCTCCGACGATCTCACCAACTCGCGGGCCATCCGGCATGTCGGGCTCTACGTCGGTGGCGGGTACATGATCAACGCTCCGTACACCGGCGCGGTGATCCGGTTCGACAAGATCGATACGCCCGACTACTTCGGGGCCACCCGCGTCACCGAGGACGGCGCGAAATCGCTGCCGACCGATCTGCCCGCCGGGCGGCGGTCCGGTGCGTAG
- a CDS encoding phosphatase PAP2 family protein produces the protein MAGLAIDGSNPDVSLLQDINGLAGSAPGWFDRGMRYAGEYGIVVGLVLLLLWCWWSVRRRGAAEDSVAAVAGLLWAPLAAGAALLVNIPIRDFVARDRPFVDHRGLDVLAPARTDFSFVSDHATLAMALGVGIFVAHRGFGLAAIGLALVEGFSRVYVGVHYPTDVIGGFALGTAVVLLLAPLALALLTPLVSAVCRSRRAGSLVRSRAARDADRAESDAVAAGSGPDTGDEPGTRPLGIPEPRPDDNNLAA, from the coding sequence ATGGCTGGACTCGCGATCGATGGGTCGAACCCCGATGTCAGCCTGCTCCAGGACATCAACGGCCTGGCCGGGTCGGCACCCGGCTGGTTCGACCGGGGCATGCGGTACGCCGGCGAGTACGGAATCGTCGTCGGGCTCGTCCTTCTCCTGCTCTGGTGCTGGTGGAGCGTGCGTCGGCGCGGGGCGGCCGAGGATTCCGTGGCCGCCGTAGCCGGGCTGCTGTGGGCGCCGCTCGCCGCCGGGGCCGCGCTGCTGGTCAACATCCCGATCCGGGACTTCGTCGCCCGCGACCGGCCCTTCGTGGACCACCGGGGGCTCGACGTCCTCGCGCCCGCCCGGACCGACTTCTCCTTCGTCAGTGACCACGCCACGCTGGCCATGGCCCTCGGCGTCGGCATCTTCGTCGCCCACCGCGGCTTCGGCCTCGCCGCCATCGGGCTCGCGCTCGTCGAGGGCTTCAGCCGCGTCTACGTGGGCGTGCACTACCCGACCGACGTGATCGGCGGGTTCGCCCTCGGAACGGCCGTGGTGCTGCTCCTCGCGCCGCTCGCCCTGGCGCTGCTCACCCCACTGGTATCCGCGGTCTGCCGGTCGCGCCGGGCGGGGTCGCTCGTCCGGTCACGGGCCGCGCGTGACGCCGACCGCGCCGAGTCGGACGCCGTGGCCGCGGGCTCGGGCCCGGACACCGGGGACGAGCCGGGGACCCGGCCGCTCGGCATCCCCGAGCCCCGGCCCGACGACAACAACCTCGCCGCGTAG
- a CDS encoding FAD-binding oxidoreductase, which yields MERRALLAGALAVTTAGVVSACTGGRADGPPGATANKPPASRGTSPASPASPSTTAPAGPPRWGALASGLDGRLVRPGDGAYDTARQLYNTRFDQLKPAAVAYVAGEDDIRECLAFARAHGTPVSIRNGGHSYAGWSSGNGRLVIDISSLDGLGDAASDGVIGAGAKLVDVYGALARKDRTIPGGSCATVGISGLTLGGGHGVVSRAYGLTCDSLVSATLVTADGRRLTADAEHHPDLFWALRGAGNGNFGVVTELRFRTHPAPDGVTAHLNWPWSKARSVVAAWQEWGPDQPDEIWSSLHLAVGAGGGAADPTVSLSAFTLGTESDLRNAVDRLADRAGSPASLVALRPRGYEESMLAFAGCAGLSDEQCRLPGTTPGRGKDGVLRRETYAATSDFYDRSLPSPGIGTLLAAVEDFSRIEVADGAGAGTITLTALGGAINRVDPPATSFVHRGSRMLAQYVASWRPGTPGTRQRAWLRTSQDSLRRYASGAAYQNYTDPDLTDWRTAYYGPAAGRLKTVKERYDPDRLFHFPQAL from the coding sequence ATGGAACGGCGCGCATTGCTGGCGGGCGCACTGGCCGTGACCACGGCGGGCGTGGTGAGCGCCTGTACGGGTGGCCGCGCGGACGGTCCGCCGGGCGCCACGGCGAACAAACCCCCCGCGTCGCGCGGCACTTCCCCCGCGTCCCCCGCCTCCCCGTCCACGACCGCTCCGGCCGGACCGCCGCGCTGGGGCGCGCTCGCGTCGGGCCTGGACGGGCGCCTCGTACGACCGGGCGACGGCGCGTACGACACGGCCCGCCAGCTCTACAACACCCGCTTCGACCAACTGAAACCGGCCGCGGTCGCGTACGTCGCGGGCGAGGACGACATCCGCGAGTGCCTGGCCTTCGCCCGCGCCCACGGCACACCCGTCTCGATCCGTAACGGCGGCCATTCCTACGCCGGTTGGTCCAGCGGCAACGGGCGGCTCGTCATCGACATCTCCTCGCTCGACGGCCTCGGCGACGCCGCGTCGGACGGGGTGATCGGCGCGGGCGCGAAGCTCGTCGACGTCTACGGCGCGCTCGCCCGGAAGGACCGCACGATCCCCGGCGGCTCCTGCGCCACGGTCGGGATCTCCGGTCTCACCCTGGGCGGCGGGCACGGTGTCGTCTCCCGCGCGTACGGGCTGACCTGCGACAGCCTCGTCTCGGCGACACTCGTCACGGCCGACGGCAGGCGGCTGACCGCCGACGCCGAACACCATCCGGACCTGTTCTGGGCGTTGCGGGGCGCGGGCAACGGCAACTTCGGCGTCGTCACCGAACTCCGCTTCCGCACCCACCCCGCCCCGGACGGCGTCACCGCACACCTCAACTGGCCCTGGTCCAAGGCCCGTTCGGTGGTCGCGGCCTGGCAGGAGTGGGGCCCCGACCAGCCGGACGAGATCTGGTCCTCGCTCCATCTCGCGGTCGGCGCGGGCGGCGGGGCCGCCGACCCTACGGTCTCGCTGTCCGCCTTCACCCTCGGCACCGAGTCCGACCTCAGGAACGCCGTCGACCGGCTCGCCGACCGCGCGGGCTCCCCGGCGAGCCTGGTCGCGCTGCGCCCGCGCGGCTACGAGGAGTCGATGCTGGCGTTCGCCGGCTGCGCCGGGCTGAGTGACGAGCAGTGCCGGCTGCCGGGGACGACTCCGGGGCGGGGGAAGGACGGCGTACTGCGGCGGGAGACGTACGCGGCGACCTCCGACTTCTACGACCGTTCACTCCCGTCCCCGGGCATCGGCACGCTGCTGGCGGCCGTCGAGGACTTCAGCCGTATCGAGGTCGCCGACGGCGCGGGCGCGGGCACGATCACGCTGACCGCGCTCGGCGGCGCGATCAACCGGGTGGACCCGCCGGCCACGTCCTTCGTGCACCGGGGCTCCCGGATGCTCGCGCAGTACGTGGCTTCCTGGCGTCCCGGCACGCCCGGCACCAGACAGCGGGCATGGCTGAGAACCAGCCAAGATTCGCTGCGCCGGTACGCATCGGGCGCGGCGTACCAGAACTACACGGACCCGGACCTGACCGACTGGCGCACGGCGTACTACGGCCCGGCGGCGGGACGGCTGAAGACGGTGAAGGAGCGGTACGACCCCGACCGCCTGTTCCACTTCCCGCAGGCGCTCTGA
- a CDS encoding metal-sensitive transcriptional regulator: protein MTTTEAAGAATGDATSATATPAADEIVTDHDRGIHGYHQQKDEHLKRLRRIEGQIRGLQRLVDEDVYCIDILTQVSASTKALQSFALQLLEEHLRHCVADAAVKGGDEIDEKVQEATKAIARLLRT from the coding sequence ATGACGACCACCGAGGCGGCCGGCGCGGCGACCGGCGACGCGACCTCCGCCACGGCCACCCCGGCCGCCGACGAGATCGTCACCGATCACGACCGGGGAATCCACGGCTACCACCAGCAGAAGGACGAACACCTCAAGCGGCTGCGCCGGATCGAGGGCCAGATCCGCGGCCTCCAGCGGCTCGTGGACGAGGACGTCTACTGCATCGACATACTCACCCAGGTCTCGGCCTCCACGAAGGCACTCCAGTCCTTCGCGCTGCAACTGCTGGAGGAGCATCTGCGGCACTGCGTCGCGGACGCGGCGGTCAAGGGCGGGGACGAGATCGACGAGAAGGTCCAGGAAGCCACGAAGGCGATCGCGCGCCTGCTGCGGACCTGA
- a CDS encoding DUF47 domain-containing protein, with protein sequence MRFRLTPRETSFYDMFAASADNIVTGSKLLMELLGADSSARAEIAERMRAAEHAGDDATHAIFHQLNSSFITPFDREDIYNLASQLDDIMDFMEEAVDLVVLYQVEELPKGVEQQIEVLARAAELTAEAMPHLRTMNNLTEYWIEVNRLENQADQIHRKLLAHLFNGKYDAIEVLKLKQIVDVLEEAADAFEHVANTVETIAVKES encoded by the coding sequence GTGCGCTTTCGTCTGACCCCCAGGGAGACGAGCTTCTACGACATGTTCGCCGCGTCCGCGGACAACATCGTCACGGGCTCCAAGCTCCTCATGGAACTCCTCGGAGCGGATTCCTCCGCCCGTGCCGAGATCGCGGAACGGATGCGGGCGGCGGAGCACGCGGGGGACGACGCCACGCACGCGATCTTCCATCAGCTCAACTCCTCCTTCATCACGCCGTTCGACCGCGAGGACATCTACAACCTGGCTTCGCAGCTCGACGACATCATGGACTTCATGGAGGAGGCCGTCGACCTGGTCGTCCTCTACCAGGTGGAGGAGCTGCCCAAGGGCGTCGAGCAGCAGATCGAGGTGCTGGCGCGGGCGGCGGAGCTGACCGCCGAGGCGATGCCGCACCTGCGCACGATGAACAATCTCACCGAGTACTGGATCGAGGTCAACCGCCTGGAGAACCAGGCCGACCAGATCCACCGCAAGCTCCTCGCCCACCTCTTCAACGGCAAGTACGACGCGATAGAGGTCCTCAAACTCAAGCAGATCGTGGATGTGCTTGAGGAAGCCGCCGATGCGTTCGAACACGTCGCGAACACGGTGGAGACGATCGCGGTCAAGGAGTCCTGA
- a CDS encoding inorganic phosphate transporter, whose product MDTFALIVTIGVALGFTYTNGFHDSANAIATSVSTRALTPRAALLMAAVMNLAGAFLGQGVAKTVSEGLIATPHGQRGMGILFAALVGAIVWNLVTWYYGLPSSSSHALFGGMVGAALAGGTEVIWTGVLEKIVIPMFLSPIVGLVIGYLVMVGIMWMFRNANPHKAKRGFRIAQTVSAAGMALGHGLQDAQKTMGIVVMALVIADVEGQGDEIPVWVKVACAVMLSLGTYAGGWRIMRTLGRKIIELDPPQGFAAETTGASIMFGSAFIFHAPISTTHVITSAIMGVGATKRVNAVRWGVAKNIILGWFITMPAAALVAAVCFWIVNLAFG is encoded by the coding sequence GTGGACACCTTCGCGCTGATCGTGACCATCGGTGTCGCGCTCGGCTTCACCTACACCAACGGCTTCCACGACTCCGCGAACGCGATCGCGACATCGGTGTCAACGCGGGCCCTGACCCCGCGTGCGGCGCTCCTGATGGCCGCGGTGATGAATCTCGCGGGGGCGTTTCTCGGCCAAGGGGTCGCGAAGACCGTCAGTGAGGGTCTGATCGCCACACCGCACGGGCAGCGCGGGATGGGCATCCTGTTCGCCGCGCTGGTCGGGGCGATCGTCTGGAATCTGGTCACCTGGTACTACGGACTGCCGTCCTCCTCGTCGCACGCGCTCTTCGGCGGCATGGTGGGCGCGGCGCTGGCCGGCGGGACGGAGGTGATCTGGACCGGGGTGCTGGAGAAGATCGTCATCCCGATGTTCCTGTCGCCGATCGTCGGTCTCGTCATCGGCTATCTGGTGATGGTCGGCATCATGTGGATGTTCCGGAACGCCAACCCGCACAAGGCCAAACGCGGTTTCCGGATAGCCCAGACGGTCTCCGCGGCCGGCATGGCGCTCGGACACGGGCTCCAGGACGCGCAGAAGACCATGGGCATCGTGGTGATGGCGCTGGTCATCGCCGATGTGGAGGGCCAGGGCGACGAGATCCCGGTGTGGGTGAAGGTGGCCTGCGCGGTGATGCTCTCGCTGGGTACGTACGCGGGCGGCTGGCGCATCATGCGGACGCTGGGCCGCAAGATCATCGAGCTCGACCCGCCGCAGGGGTTCGCGGCGGAGACGACGGGCGCGTCGATCATGTTCGGTTCGGCCTTCATCTTCCACGCGCCGATCTCCACGACGCACGTCATCACGTCGGCGATCATGGGCGTGGGCGCGACGAAGCGCGTGAACGCGGTGCGGTGGGGCGTCGCGAAGAACATCATCCTGGGCTGGTTCATCACGATGCCGGCGGCTGCCCTGGTGGCGGCGGTCTGCTTCTGGATCGTGAATCTGGCGTTCGGCTGA
- the pstB gene encoding phosphate ABC transporter ATP-binding protein PstB, translated as MAKRIDVSGLTAYYGSHRAIDDISMTVEPRSVTAFIGPSGCGKSTFLRTLNRMHEVTPGGRVEGKVLLDDENLYGANVDPVAVRRTVGMVFQRPNPFPTMSIFDNVAAGLRLNRKYRKSELADVVERSLKGANLWNEVKDRLNKPGSGLSGGQQQRLCIARAIAVEPDVLLMDEPCSALDPISTLAIEDLIGQLKERFTIVIVTHNMQQAARVSDRTAFFNLSAVGQPGKLIEIDETERIFANPSVQATEDYISGRFG; from the coding sequence ATGGCCAAGCGAATCGACGTCAGCGGCCTGACCGCGTACTACGGCTCCCACCGTGCGATCGACGACATCTCCATGACCGTCGAGCCCCGCTCCGTGACGGCCTTCATCGGCCCGTCCGGCTGCGGCAAGTCCACGTTCCTCCGCACCCTCAACCGCATGCACGAGGTCACGCCCGGTGGCCGCGTCGAGGGCAAGGTCCTGCTGGACGACGAGAATCTGTACGGCGCCAACGTCGACCCGGTCGCCGTGCGCCGCACGGTCGGCATGGTCTTCCAGCGGCCCAACCCGTTCCCGACCATGTCGATCTTCGACAACGTCGCGGCCGGTCTGCGGCTCAACCGCAAGTACCGCAAGAGCGAACTGGCGGACGTCGTCGAGCGGTCCCTCAAGGGAGCCAACCTCTGGAACGAGGTCAAGGACCGCCTCAACAAGCCCGGCTCCGGCCTCTCCGGCGGCCAGCAGCAGCGGCTGTGCATCGCCCGCGCGATCGCGGTCGAGCCGGACGTCCTGCTGATGGACGAGCCGTGCTCGGCGCTCGACCCGATCTCGACGCTGGCGATCGAGGACCTGATCGGCCAGCTCAAGGAGCGCTTCACGATCGTCATCGTGACGCACAACATGCAGCAGGCGGCCCGGGTCTCGGACCGTACGGCCTTCTTCAACCTGTCGGCCGTGGGCCAGCCCGGCAAGCTGATCGAAATAGACGAGACGGAGCGGATCTTCGCCAACCCGTCCGTACAGGCCACCGAGGACTACATCTCGGGCCGCTTCGGCTAG
- the pstA gene encoding phosphate ABC transporter permease PstA, producing the protein MSHTLQDQRPKAPVPQGSLSRARMPRWSPFAIAAGALALGCLIGVTAGLHSKIQWLLLAALIFIGGTYLITARVEGPRQGKNQVATSLVWVCFLLAVIPLLSLAWTTISKGSGVVDGYFLSHSMSGLLDTDPGGGVYHALLGTIEQVAIATLIATPIGLLTAVYLVEYGQGRLSRAVTFFVDVMTGIPSIVAGLFVLSVWIVMLDFGFSGFAGALALAILMMPVVVRSTEEMLKLVPNELREASLALGVPQWRTILKVVLPTAIGGITTGVMLAVARITGETAPVLLLVFGTKLINPNPFEGTQSSLPLYVYEQYSVGTDASVARAWGAALVLIAFVMLLNLVARSIARWKAPKTGR; encoded by the coding sequence ATGAGCCACACCCTTCAGGACCAGCGCCCCAAGGCCCCGGTACCCCAGGGCTCGCTCTCCCGGGCCCGGATGCCCCGGTGGTCGCCGTTCGCGATCGCCGCCGGCGCGCTGGCCCTGGGCTGCCTCATCGGCGTGACGGCAGGACTCCACAGCAAGATCCAGTGGCTCCTGCTCGCCGCGCTGATCTTCATCGGCGGGACCTACCTGATCACCGCCAGGGTCGAAGGCCCCCGGCAGGGCAAGAACCAGGTCGCCACCAGCCTCGTCTGGGTCTGCTTCCTGCTGGCCGTGATCCCCCTGCTCTCCCTGGCGTGGACCACGATCAGCAAGGGCTCCGGAGTCGTCGACGGGTACTTCCTGTCCCACTCGATGAGCGGACTCCTCGACACGGACCCGGGCGGCGGCGTCTACCACGCGCTGCTCGGCACCATCGAACAGGTCGCGATCGCCACCCTGATCGCCACGCCGATCGGTCTGCTCACCGCCGTCTACCTCGTGGAGTACGGACAGGGCAGGCTCTCCCGCGCCGTCACCTTCTTCGTGGACGTGATGACCGGTATCCCGTCGATCGTGGCCGGTCTGTTCGTCCTCTCGGTGTGGATCGTGATGCTCGACTTCGGATTCTCCGGATTCGCCGGCGCCCTGGCGCTCGCGATCCTGATGATGCCGGTGGTCGTACGCTCCACCGAGGAGATGCTGAAGCTCGTCCCGAACGAACTGCGCGAGGCGTCCCTGGCACTGGGTGTGCCCCAGTGGCGGACGATCCTCAAGGTGGTCCTGCCGACCGCGATCGGCGGCATCACCACGGGCGTCATGCTCGCGGTGGCACGTATCACCGGTGAGACCGCGCCCGTACTGCTGCTCGTCTTCGGTACGAAGCTCATCAACCCGAACCCGTTCGAGGGCACCCAGTCGTCACTGCCGCTGTACGTGTACGAGCAGTACTCGGTCGGCACCGACGCCTCGGTCGCGCGCGCCTGGGGCGCGGCACTCGTCCTCATCGCGTTCGTCATGCTCCTCAATCTGGTGGCTCGCTCGATCGCCCGCTGGAAGGCTCCCAAGACCGGCCGCTGA
- the pstC gene encoding phosphate ABC transporter permease subunit PstC, with translation METTALPTNSPPPPPSLDNSGAPKAKKQLGDRVFLGLSRGSGITLLVIMAAIAIFLSWRAAIAISDDETNFLTTFEWNPQGDPVSFGIAVLAFGTLVSSIIAMVIAVPIAIGIALFISHFAPRRLAVPIAYLVDLLAAVPSIIYGLWGAVFLVPYLDGLNKWLDEYFAWTYIFDKTNEGIPRNLFTVGILLAIMILPIITNVIREVFLQSPKMHEEAALALGATRWEVIRMSVLPFGRSGIISASMLGLGRALGETIAVAVVLSPSFLLSFHLLDAGGGTFAQNIAAKFNEANEFGRDALIASGLVLFIITLLVNGAARAIIARRKEYSGANA, from the coding sequence ATGGAAACAACAGCTCTGCCCACGAACTCCCCACCACCGCCGCCGTCGCTCGACAACTCGGGCGCCCCCAAGGCGAAGAAGCAGCTCGGCGACCGGGTCTTCCTGGGCCTGTCCCGGGGCTCCGGCATCACCCTGCTTGTCATCATGGCCGCCATCGCGATCTTCCTGTCCTGGCGCGCGGCCATCGCGATCTCCGACGACGAGACGAACTTCCTCACCACCTTCGAGTGGAACCCGCAGGGAGACCCCGTCTCCTTCGGTATCGCCGTCCTCGCCTTCGGCACCCTCGTCAGCTCGATCATCGCCATGGTGATCGCGGTCCCGATCGCCATCGGTATCGCGCTGTTCATCTCGCACTTCGCGCCCCGCAGGCTCGCCGTGCCGATCGCGTACCTGGTCGACCTGCTGGCAGCCGTACCGAGCATCATCTACGGCCTCTGGGGCGCCGTCTTCCTCGTCCCGTACCTCGACGGCCTGAACAAGTGGCTCGACGAGTACTTCGCCTGGACGTACATCTTCGACAAGACGAACGAAGGCATCCCGCGCAACCTGTTCACCGTGGGCATCCTGCTGGCGATCATGATCCTGCCGATCATCACCAACGTCATACGTGAGGTCTTCCTCCAGTCGCCGAAGATGCACGAGGAGGCCGCCCTGGCCCTCGGTGCCACGCGCTGGGAAGTCATCCGCATGTCGGTCCTGCCCTTCGGCCGCTCCGGCATCATCAGCGCCTCGATGCTCGGCCTCGGACGCGCGCTGGGCGAGACGATCGCCGTGGCCGTCGTCCTCTCGCCGAGCTTCCTGCTGTCGTTCCACCTGCTCGACGCGGGCGGCGGCACCTTCGCGCAGAACATCGCCGCGAAGTTCAACGAGGCCAACGAATTCGGCCGGGACGCCCTCATCGCCTCCGGTCTCGTCCTCTTCATCATCACCCTGCTGGTCAACGGCGCGGCCCGCGCGATCATCGCCCGCCGCAAGGAGTACTCGGGGGCCAACGCATGA